A window of the Pogona vitticeps strain Pit_001003342236 chromosome 4, PviZW2.1, whole genome shotgun sequence genome harbors these coding sequences:
- the TSPAN1 gene encoding tetraspanin-1: MSCFTFLKVMMVLFNLTIVIGGGVLLGIGIWVSVDSGSFLNIFGPLSTSVMQFVNVGYLLIAIGAVLFVLGFLGCCGAQKESKCLLIMFFSIVLIIFIIEVAAAVVALVYTSLAEIILQGTVVQLLKTQYNKTSDVTTVWDTTMKDLKCCGLSNYTDFNDSYYTTHHSGMYPPFCCNSSDPCSATVAEKSNVPGCFPQLLSEIRRNAGVVGGVAAGICALEIAAMVVAMYLYCRLDEK, encoded by the exons ATGAGTTGCTTCACTTTTTTGAAGGTCATGATGGTCTTGTTTAACTTGACCATAGTG ATTGGTGGAGGAGTATTGCTGGGCATTGGAATCTGGGTCTCTGTTGACAGTGGCTCCTTCCTGAACATATTTGGCCCTTTGTCCACCAGCGTCATGCAGTTTGTCAATGTGGGCTACCTTCTCATTGCCATCGGAGCTGTCCTGTTTGTGTTGGGCTTCCTGGGATGCTGTGGAGCTCAAAAAGAGAGCAAGTGCCTTCTGATCATG TTCTTCTCAATTGTCCTGATCATTTTCATCATTGAAGTGGCTGCTGCTGTGGTGGCCTTGGTCTACACATCACTT GCAGAGATTATTTTGCAAGGAACTGTGGTACAGCTACTGAAAACTCAGTATAACAAGACTTCTGATGTTACTACTGTATGGGATACCACAATGAAGGAT ctgaaaTGCTGCGGTCTATCAAATTACACAGACTTCAATGATTCCTATTACACGACCCATCATTCAGGCATGTATCCACCATTCTGCTGCAACAGCAGTGATCCCTGCAGTGCAACTGTTGCTGAAAAAAGCAATGTACCG GGCTGCTTTCCTCAATTACTGTCTGAAATACGGAGGAACGCCGGTGTAGTGGGTGGAGTAGCTGCTGGGATTTGTGCATTGGAG ATTGCAGCCATGGTTGTGGCGATGTACCTCTACTGCCGTCTGGATGAGAAATGA